Proteins encoded by one window of Sphingosinicella sp. BN140058:
- a CDS encoding DsbA family oxidoreductase, whose protein sequence is MPKTLIIDFVSDVVCPWCVIGMRGLEEALRRLEGEVAAEIRFHPFELNPDMPPEGENIVAHIGRKYGSTPEQSAANRIAIRDRAANVGFTIAISDESRIYNTFDAHRLLHWAGYDGRQQALEHALFEAYFTNGRNPGDHEVLVDAARAAGLDPAAAAEVLGSGRYGPDVRAAEKLWQSRGISAVPAVIINGCYLISGGQPADAFEGALRTIAAES, encoded by the coding sequence ATGCCCAAGACCCTGATCATCGATTTCGTCTCGGACGTGGTCTGCCCCTGGTGCGTGATCGGCATGCGCGGACTGGAGGAGGCGTTGCGACGGCTGGAGGGCGAAGTCGCGGCCGAAATTCGCTTCCACCCGTTCGAGCTCAACCCGGACATGCCGCCCGAAGGCGAGAACATCGTCGCGCATATCGGCCGCAAATACGGCTCCACGCCGGAGCAATCGGCAGCGAATCGAATCGCGATCCGCGACCGGGCGGCTAATGTCGGCTTCACCATCGCGATTTCGGACGAAAGCCGGATCTACAACACGTTCGACGCGCATCGTCTGCTTCATTGGGCAGGGTATGACGGCCGCCAGCAAGCGCTCGAACATGCCTTGTTCGAAGCTTACTTCACCAACGGCCGCAATCCCGGCGATCACGAAGTCCTGGTCGATGCGGCGCGCGCGGCCGGCCTCGATCCGGCAGCGGCAGCGGAGGTGCTCGGCTCCGGCCGCTACGGCCCGGACGTTCGTGCCGCCGAGAAGCTTTGGCAGTCGCGCGGCATCTCGGCGGTGCCGGCGGTGATCATCAATGGGTGCTACCTGATCTCGGGCGGGCAGCCGGCCGATGCGTTCGAAGGCGCGCTTCGCACCATCGCTGCCGAAAGCTGA
- a CDS encoding TonB-dependent receptor, producing MTRTTLATRLLAGCALFGFAAAAAAQATDAAAGPDDGAGGAGEEAEIVITGSFAESLNDALRIKRRADSIADAVSAADIGDFPSVNVAEALQRLPGVSISREAGEGQFVSVRGLGPNFSNVTLNGAPIAYNENIRNSDQSGRQFQFRVIPADLISGIVVTKAPTADIIDGGIGGAVDIRIASPLDTASFVSARAFGHYEQRTEELTPNGSLSAGWRNDARTLGVIGGISYQTRKVQFERFQHFGYTDRVIAGQTVSVPNDVVTTLEREDRRRLSAMGGVEWAPIPALRLKAEALYSNFNNEIMEDRVSFEWGTRADFASKLVPGSAVIKDGVLYGGELRGGRINRNAEFSEQTHENLFLQASATYDASGWRIAPSFSYSRADSGLDLPLQRIDGRTADNQPGLVYSLVYGDDPVGNRRIGRVQTNLDLTQANAAPFYRYRIRPTNSLDDDKTALVDISRTFEADLGGFVLSKISVGGQYTDRSRDYQRRDRTVSLRPGASVDGSFVDQLVPSNVFNQMIDDFYGRWVSYDRDAFKDAFIVPGEYDGTDPQSDDLVANGQDLQQSYAIGEKIKAGYVRADFAADAIGLRGNAGLRYVTTSTEVDGTILRAGTGPNGAATTIIEPARFEGKYDEWLPSLNLNFDLTRNLVLRLAASRSLTRPSLADLRTATVPNSSVISDVYDRGQAAIDERPASALNGVGGNPDLKPYTALNFDASLEYYFDGFGGLSVALFHKDIKNFIGSIGRTEQVVLNTRTGQTVTADFLITRPQNIGDAKVSGIEIGAAVEIAYGFGIAGSATFTDSEAKIETPAGLIKAQLQGVSDTSFSISPFFKLGPVEANFSYTWRSDFSTNGNISPGSNAVTNPLDAIVQDGSGTLDMSAKVKINPALEIFVEGTNVLDERQAAYQGTEARPYQIHEYGRSFNFGVRASF from the coding sequence ATGACACGTACGACGCTCGCCACCCGGCTGCTTGCCGGCTGCGCCCTGTTCGGCTTCGCTGCGGCCGCCGCCGCCCAGGCGACGGATGCTGCCGCAGGTCCGGACGATGGCGCGGGCGGCGCCGGCGAAGAGGCCGAGATCGTCATCACCGGCTCGTTCGCCGAGAGCCTCAACGACGCGCTGCGGATCAAGCGCCGGGCCGACAGCATCGCCGACGCGGTCTCTGCCGCCGACATCGGCGATTTCCCGTCTGTCAACGTCGCCGAGGCGCTGCAACGGCTGCCCGGCGTCTCGATTTCCCGAGAGGCCGGCGAGGGCCAGTTCGTCTCCGTCCGCGGCCTCGGCCCCAATTTCTCGAACGTGACGCTGAACGGTGCGCCGATCGCGTATAACGAGAATATCCGCAATTCGGATCAGAGCGGCCGCCAGTTCCAGTTCCGGGTCATTCCGGCCGACCTCATCTCCGGGATCGTCGTCACCAAGGCGCCGACGGCGGACATCATCGATGGCGGCATCGGCGGCGCTGTCGATATCCGCATCGCCAGCCCGCTCGACACGGCGAGCTTCGTCAGCGCAAGAGCGTTCGGGCATTATGAGCAAAGGACCGAGGAGCTCACGCCGAACGGCTCGCTGTCGGCCGGCTGGCGTAACGACGCACGCACGCTCGGCGTGATCGGCGGCATCTCCTACCAGACCCGCAAGGTTCAGTTCGAGCGCTTCCAGCATTTCGGCTATACCGATCGGGTGATTGCGGGGCAGACGGTCAGCGTCCCCAACGATGTCGTGACCACCCTGGAACGCGAGGATCGCCGGCGCTTGAGCGCGATGGGCGGCGTCGAATGGGCTCCCATTCCCGCGTTGCGGCTCAAGGCGGAAGCGCTCTACTCCAACTTCAACAACGAGATCATGGAGGATCGGGTCAGCTTCGAATGGGGTACCCGTGCCGATTTCGCGAGCAAGCTCGTCCCCGGCAGCGCCGTGATCAAGGACGGCGTTCTCTATGGCGGCGAGCTTCGCGGCGGCCGGATCAATCGCAACGCCGAATTCTCCGAACAGACCCACGAGAATCTATTCCTGCAGGCGAGCGCCACCTACGATGCGAGCGGGTGGCGGATCGCGCCGTCGTTCAGCTATTCGCGGGCGGACAGCGGTCTCGATCTGCCGCTGCAGCGGATCGACGGGCGTACCGCCGACAATCAGCCCGGTCTCGTCTACAGCCTGGTCTATGGTGACGATCCGGTCGGCAATCGGCGGATCGGACGGGTTCAGACCAACCTCGATCTGACCCAGGCGAATGCGGCGCCCTTCTATCGCTACCGCATCCGTCCGACCAATTCGCTCGACGACGACAAGACGGCCTTGGTCGACATCAGCCGAACGTTCGAGGCCGATCTCGGCGGGTTCGTGCTGTCGAAGATCAGCGTCGGCGGGCAATATACCGATCGCAGCCGCGACTATCAGCGGCGCGATCGCACCGTGTCGCTGCGCCCGGGGGCGAGCGTCGACGGATCGTTCGTCGATCAGCTGGTCCCTTCGAACGTGTTCAATCAGATGATCGACGATTTCTACGGCCGGTGGGTGAGCTACGATCGTGACGCGTTCAAGGACGCCTTCATCGTCCCCGGCGAATATGACGGCACCGATCCCCAGTCGGACGATCTCGTCGCCAATGGCCAGGATCTCCAGCAATCCTATGCGATCGGCGAGAAGATCAAGGCGGGCTATGTCCGCGCCGATTTCGCTGCCGATGCGATCGGCCTGCGCGGCAATGCGGGCCTGCGCTACGTCACCACCAGCACCGAGGTCGACGGCACCATCCTCAGGGCGGGAACGGGGCCGAACGGCGCGGCGACGACGATCATCGAGCCGGCCCGGTTCGAGGGCAAGTATGACGAGTGGCTGCCGAGCCTGAACCTCAACTTCGATCTCACCCGCAATCTCGTGCTGCGTCTCGCCGCGTCGCGCTCCCTCACCCGGCCGTCGCTTGCCGATCTGCGCACGGCAACGGTGCCCAACAGCTCGGTGATTTCCGACGTTTACGACCGCGGCCAGGCGGCGATCGACGAACGGCCGGCATCGGCGCTGAACGGCGTTGGCGGCAATCCCGATCTCAAACCCTATACCGCGCTCAACTTCGACGCCTCGCTGGAATATTATTTCGATGGCTTCGGCGGCCTCTCGGTCGCGCTGTTCCACAAGGACATCAAGAACTTCATCGGGTCGATCGGACGGACGGAGCAGGTCGTGCTCAACACCCGCACCGGCCAGACCGTGACTGCCGACTTCCTGATCACCCGGCCGCAGAATATCGGCGACGCCAAGGTCAGCGGCATCGAGATCGGCGCTGCGGTCGAGATCGCTTATGGCTTCGGCATCGCCGGCAGCGCGACGTTCACCGACAGCGAAGCGAAGATCGAGACTCCGGCAGGCCTCATCAAGGCGCAGTTGCAGGGCGTGTCGGATACCAGCTTCTCGATCAGCCCGTTCTTCAAGCTTGGACCGGTCGAGGCCAATTTCAGCTACACGTGGCGATCCGATTTCAGCACCAACGGCAATATCTCGCCCGGCAGCAACGCCGTCACCAACCCGCTCGACGCGATCGTGCAGGATGGCTCGGGCACGCTCGACATGAGTGCCAAGGTCAAGATCAATCCGGCGCTCGAGATCTTCGTCGAGGGCACCAACGTGCTCGACGAGCGGCAAGCCGCCTATCAGGGCACCGAGGCTCGGCCGTACCAGATCCACGAATATGGGCGCAGCTTCAACTTCGGCGTGCGCGCCAGCTTCTGA
- a CDS encoding PspC domain-containing protein — translation MSADHQNVAFRNHTILGVCEAIGEDLGFPPVLLRIAFAAALYFSPIGVVAAYFGLGLVVMISRFAVPEGERMWPFNRKTRVETGQPQIEAEAEQPMAIAA, via the coding sequence ATGTCCGCCGACCATCAGAACGTCGCTTTCCGCAACCACACCATTCTCGGCGTCTGCGAGGCGATCGGCGAGGATCTCGGCTTTCCTCCCGTCCTGCTGCGCATCGCCTTTGCGGCGGCGCTCTACTTCAGCCCCATCGGGGTGGTCGCGGCTTATTTCGGACTTGGGCTGGTCGTCATGATCTCTCGCTTTGCTGTTCCCGAAGGCGAGCGGATGTGGCCTTTCAACCGCAAGACCCGGGTTGAGACCGGCCAGCCGCAGATCGAGGCCGAAGCCGAGCAGCCGATGGCGATCGCCGCCTGA
- a CDS encoding antibiotic biosynthesis monooxygenase yields the protein MIAVLFEVWPDDAETYLDLAGSLRAELDGMDGFLTIERFESLSDPGKLLSLSFWRDEAAVAGWRNGLVHRTVQAKGRAGVFRDYRLRIAAVVRDYGMHDRNEAPPDSRAVHG from the coding sequence ATGATTGCGGTGCTGTTCGAGGTCTGGCCCGACGACGCGGAGACCTATCTCGATCTCGCCGGGTCACTCCGCGCCGAGCTCGACGGGATGGACGGCTTTCTTACGATCGAGCGTTTCGAGAGCCTCTCGGACCCGGGCAAGCTGCTCTCCCTCTCCTTCTGGCGGGACGAGGCCGCCGTTGCCGGGTGGCGGAACGGCCTTGTTCATCGGACGGTGCAGGCGAAGGGACGTGCCGGCGTGTTTCGCGACTACCGTCTGCGCATCGCCGCGGTCGTCCGCGATTACGGCATGCACGATCGAAACGAGGCACCGCCCGATAGCCGGGCGGTGCATGGCTGA
- a CDS encoding NIPSNAP family protein yields MITCFIRYELDPHKLDAFDQYARNWGQAIPRCGADLIGYFGPHEGSATTAYGLYTIDSLAAYEAYRARLRDDPIGRENYAFSRRERFIRREDRIFLRLVSGPHAPLVRP; encoded by the coding sequence ATGATCACCTGCTTCATCCGCTACGAGCTCGATCCGCACAAGCTCGACGCGTTCGACCAATATGCGCGCAATTGGGGACAGGCGATCCCCCGCTGCGGCGCCGATCTGATCGGCTATTTCGGGCCGCACGAAGGCTCGGCGACCACCGCTTACGGGCTCTACACGATCGACAGCCTGGCCGCCTACGAAGCGTATCGCGCCCGACTGAGAGACGATCCGATCGGCAGGGAGAATTATGCGTTCAGCCGGCGCGAGCGCTTCATCCGGCGCGAGGATCGAATCTTCCTGCGCCTCGTCTCAGGCCCGCATGCGCCTTTGGTAAGGCCATGA
- a CDS encoding helix-turn-helix transcriptional regulator produces MSSIGSLAQIASLIGEPARTAILVSLMDGRALTAGELAEAAGVTAATASGHLGRLLEGGLLALERQGRHRYYRLASPAVAATLEGMMALDTALRNEAPSKRIATGPKDRALRRARRCYDHLAGEVAVAIADAMAERGQLDLSGDGAALTEAGRTFLGTLDIAVGARRGGATFCRPCLDWSERRPHIAGAVGAALYRGFVDKGWMRQAADSRAVAIMPPGRLALERHFGIV; encoded by the coding sequence ATGTCGAGCATCGGATCGCTTGCCCAGATCGCCTCGCTGATCGGGGAGCCGGCGCGCACGGCGATCCTGGTATCGCTGATGGACGGTCGCGCGCTCACCGCGGGTGAGCTTGCCGAGGCGGCGGGCGTGACCGCGGCCACCGCGAGCGGCCATCTCGGCAGATTGCTGGAAGGCGGGCTGCTGGCGCTCGAGCGGCAGGGCCGACACCGTTACTATCGCCTCGCCAGCCCCGCAGTGGCGGCGACGCTCGAAGGGATGATGGCGCTCGACACGGCGCTTCGGAACGAAGCGCCGTCGAAGCGGATCGCCACCGGGCCCAAGGATCGCGCGCTCCGGCGCGCGCGCCGCTGCTACGACCATCTCGCCGGCGAAGTCGCCGTCGCGATTGCCGATGCGATGGCGGAGCGCGGACAACTCGATCTCAGCGGCGACGGGGCTGCCTTGACCGAAGCCGGAAGGACGTTCCTCGGCACGCTCGACATTGCGGTGGGGGCTCGCCGCGGCGGTGCGACCTTCTGCCGTCCGTGCCTCGATTGGAGCGAGCGGCGGCCGCATATCGCCGGTGCCGTCGGCGCCGCACTCTATCGCGGCTTCGTCGACAAGGGTTGGATGCGACAGGCCGCCGACAGTCGCGCAGTCGCGATCATGCCGCCCGGACGGCTGGCGCTCGAGCGGCATTTCGGGATCGTCTGA
- a CDS encoding DUF6445 family protein: MLLRDSPYQISSRLNVRYEKIGAGIPVLFVDDFYARPDDVREAALRLPFEKAPFFYPGRVAPVPAEDGALREVRRKVLELANGEYLSRVPIRKDGARIAAFDDLHTDFAVVDVHPDALSPQQRKPHTDPVAVFGLVYLSRAPRGGTLFFEQTAGEPDGGRGYFSGSTAEYQLRGRIEAAFNRLVIYPGFIPHSAEIEGDWIKGDERFQAPRLTQRFAFIA; the protein is encoded by the coding sequence ATGTTGCTTCGAGATTCGCCGTACCAGATCTCTTCGCGTCTGAACGTGCGGTACGAGAAGATCGGTGCGGGGATACCGGTCCTCTTCGTCGATGATTTCTATGCACGCCCCGACGACGTTCGCGAAGCGGCCCTGCGCCTTCCGTTCGAGAAGGCTCCGTTCTTCTATCCCGGCAGGGTCGCCCCGGTGCCTGCCGAAGACGGCGCACTCAGGGAGGTTCGTCGGAAGGTGTTGGAACTGGCAAATGGCGAGTACCTTTCCCGCGTGCCCATCCGCAAGGACGGTGCGCGCATTGCCGCCTTCGATGATCTGCACACGGATTTCGCGGTCGTCGACGTCCATCCCGACGCCTTGTCGCCGCAACAGCGCAAGCCTCATACCGATCCCGTCGCCGTCTTCGGTCTCGTCTACCTCAGCCGGGCGCCCCGCGGCGGCACCTTGTTTTTCGAACAGACGGCCGGGGAACCGGACGGTGGTCGGGGCTATTTCAGCGGCAGCACCGCCGAATATCAGCTGCGCGGACGGATCGAGGCTGCGTTCAACAGGCTGGTCATCTATCCCGGCTTCATACCGCATTCGGCGGAGATCGAGGGCGACTGGATCAAGGGTGACGAGAGATTCCAAGCGCCGCGCCTGACCCAGCGTTTCGCGTTCATCGCCTAA
- a CDS encoding IlvD/Edd family dehydratase encodes MMTRTPARPFRSREWFDAPGRSDMTALYLERFMNYGITPAELRGGKPIIGIAQSGSDIAPCNRIHLELADRIRAGIRDAGGIPMEFPMHPIFENCRRPTAALDRNLSYMTLVEILNGYPIDAVVITTGCDKTTPAGIMAASTVDIPAITLNGGPMLDGWHENELVGSGTVIWRSRRLLGAGKIDEEEFLRRAADSAPSAGHCNTMGTASTMNAISEALGMSLPGNAAIPAPYRERGQMAYETGRRAVELAFEDLRPSDILTRESFLNAIRVTTAIGGSSNAQPHIVAMARHAGVEITHEDWMEHGYDLPLLVNMQPAGKYLSERFHRAGGVPAVMWELLNAGKLDGSQRSVTGRTMAENLQGREARDRDVIYPYDQPLKERAGFLVLKGNLFDFAIMKTSVISEEFRTRYLAEPGREGVFEARAIVFDGSDDYHHRINDAALEIDEHCILVIRGSGPQGWPGSAEVVNMQPPDALLQRGITSLPTLGDGRQSGTSDSPSILNASPESAVGGGLAWLRTGDTIRIDLNSGRCDALIDPGEIDRRRGEGIPATPASNTPWEEIYREKTGQLGEGGVLEFATKYRQTSAKVPRHNH; translated from the coding sequence ATCATGACCCGCACGCCCGCCCGCCCGTTTCGCTCCCGCGAATGGTTCGACGCGCCGGGGCGGAGCGACATGACCGCACTCTATCTCGAACGCTTCATGAACTACGGGATCACCCCGGCCGAATTGCGCGGCGGCAAGCCGATCATCGGCATCGCCCAGTCGGGCTCCGACATCGCGCCGTGCAACCGCATCCATCTCGAGCTCGCCGACCGCATTCGTGCCGGCATCCGCGATGCCGGCGGGATTCCGATGGAATTCCCGATGCACCCGATCTTTGAGAATTGCCGCCGTCCTACGGCGGCGCTCGACCGCAACCTTTCCTACATGACCTTGGTCGAGATCCTGAACGGCTATCCGATCGACGCCGTCGTCATCACCACCGGCTGCGACAAGACGACGCCGGCCGGCATCATGGCGGCATCCACCGTCGACATTCCGGCGATTACCCTCAATGGCGGGCCGATGCTCGACGGCTGGCACGAGAACGAGCTGGTCGGCTCCGGCACCGTGATCTGGCGCTCCCGCCGCCTGCTCGGCGCGGGCAAGATCGACGAGGAGGAATTCCTTCGCCGCGCCGCCGACAGCGCGCCCTCCGCGGGCCATTGCAACACGATGGGCACCGCCTCGACGATGAACGCAATTTCCGAGGCCCTGGGCATGTCCCTGCCCGGCAACGCCGCGATACCGGCGCCTTATCGCGAGCGCGGCCAGATGGCCTACGAGACCGGCCGCCGCGCGGTCGAGCTTGCGTTCGAGGATTTGCGTCCGTCGGATATCCTGACGCGCGAATCGTTCCTGAACGCGATTCGGGTCACCACTGCGATCGGCGGGTCCAGCAATGCCCAGCCGCATATCGTCGCGATGGCGCGCCACGCGGGAGTCGAGATCACGCACGAGGACTGGATGGAGCATGGCTACGATCTCCCCCTCCTCGTCAACATGCAGCCGGCCGGCAAATATCTGTCCGAGCGCTTCCACCGCGCCGGCGGCGTCCCGGCGGTGATGTGGGAGCTGCTCAACGCCGGCAAGCTCGACGGCAGCCAGCGCAGCGTCACCGGCAGGACGATGGCGGAGAACCTGCAAGGGCGCGAAGCCAGGGACCGCGATGTGATCTACCCCTATGACCAGCCGCTGAAGGAGCGCGCCGGCTTCCTCGTCCTCAAGGGCAATCTGTTCGATTTCGCGATCATGAAGACGAGCGTGATCTCCGAGGAATTCCGCACCCGCTACCTAGCCGAGCCGGGCCGGGAGGGCGTGTTCGAAGCGCGGGCGATCGTCTTCGACGGATCCGACGATTATCACCACCGGATCAACGATGCTGCCCTCGAAATCGACGAGCATTGCATCCTCGTCATCCGCGGCTCGGGACCGCAGGGCTGGCCCGGATCCGCCGAAGTCGTCAACATGCAGCCGCCCGATGCGCTGCTCCAGCGCGGCATCACCAGCCTGCCGACGCTTGGCGACGGGCGTCAGTCCGGCACCTCGGACAGCCCCTCGATCCTCAACGCCTCGCCCGAGAGCGCCGTCGGCGGCGGTCTCGCCTGGCTTCGCACCGGCGACACGATCCGCATCGATCTGAACAGCGGCCGCTGCGACGCACTGATCGATCCGGGCGAGATTGACCGGCGCAGAGGCGAAGGCATCCCCGCGACGCCGGCGAGCAATACGCCGTGGGAAGAGATCTACCGGGAGAAGACCGGGCAATTGGGCGAAGGCGGCGTGCTCGAGTTCGCAACCAAATACCGCCAGACCTCCGCCAAGGTGCCGCGCCACAATCATTGA
- a CDS encoding sugar porter family MFS transporter: MTEASPARANMGFIGAIVAVATIGGLLFGYDSGAVNGTQEGLTQAFNLSKDGLGFTVGSLLIGCFIGAFLAGWLADRLGRRNVMMLAAIVFLIGALVQGFSHVQWLFVVARIFGGMAVGAASVLSPAYISEVAPASIRGRMTTVQQIMIITGLTAAFVVNYFLAASAGESTAPFWGGIEAWRWMYLMQAIPAAIFLIALLFIPESPRFLVSKGRHEQARTVLTSLFGAEVADAKLEEIRASFSVDHRPRLSDLIAPGGGIRPIVWAGLLLAVFQQLVGINVIFYYGATLWQLAGFTEDQSLQINIVSGAVSIAACFVTIALVDKIGRKPLLLIGSAGMAVTLFALVYAFANGTLDAGGKLQLSSNLGTLALIAANLYVIFFNVSWGPIMWVMLGEMFPNQIRGSALAVCGFAQWFANYLIAQTFPRMSEWSLAGAYTFYACAALISFFLVKKFIHETKGKELEQMQG; encoded by the coding sequence ATGACCGAAGCAAGCCCGGCCCGGGCGAACATGGGCTTCATCGGCGCGATCGTCGCGGTGGCGACGATCGGCGGATTGTTGTTCGGCTATGACAGCGGGGCCGTGAACGGGACCCAGGAGGGCCTGACGCAAGCGTTCAATCTATCGAAGGACGGGCTTGGCTTCACCGTGGGTTCGCTGCTGATCGGCTGCTTCATCGGTGCGTTCCTGGCGGGCTGGCTCGCCGACCGGCTCGGCCGGCGCAACGTCATGATGCTCGCCGCCATCGTGTTCCTGATCGGCGCTCTCGTTCAGGGCTTCTCCCACGTTCAATGGCTGTTCGTCGTCGCCCGAATCTTCGGCGGCATGGCTGTCGGCGCGGCGAGCGTGCTCTCGCCAGCCTACATCTCCGAAGTCGCTCCGGCGAGCATCCGGGGCCGAATGACGACCGTGCAGCAGATCATGATCATCACCGGTCTCACCGCAGCCTTCGTGGTCAACTACTTCCTCGCCGCCTCGGCGGGTGAATCGACCGCGCCCTTCTGGGGCGGGATCGAAGCCTGGCGCTGGATGTACCTGATGCAGGCAATTCCGGCCGCCATTTTCCTGATCGCTCTCCTCTTTATCCCGGAAAGCCCGCGCTTTCTGGTGTCCAAGGGGCGCCATGAGCAGGCCCGGACCGTGCTGACGTCACTGTTCGGCGCTGAGGTCGCGGATGCCAAGCTCGAAGAAATCCGCGCCAGCTTCAGCGTCGATCACCGCCCCCGCCTCAGCGATCTGATAGCGCCGGGCGGCGGCATCCGGCCGATCGTCTGGGCCGGCCTGCTGCTCGCCGTCTTCCAGCAGCTCGTCGGCATTAACGTGATCTTCTATTACGGTGCGACGCTGTGGCAGCTCGCCGGCTTCACCGAAGACCAGTCGCTGCAGATCAACATCGTGTCGGGCGCAGTCTCGATCGCCGCCTGCTTCGTCACCATCGCGCTGGTCGACAAGATCGGCCGCAAGCCGCTGCTGCTGATCGGCTCGGCCGGCATGGCGGTGACCCTGTTCGCGCTCGTCTACGCATTCGCGAACGGCACGCTGGATGCCGGCGGCAAGCTCCAGCTGTCGAGCAACCTCGGCACTCTCGCGCTGATCGCCGCCAATCTCTACGTGATCTTCTTCAACGTCAGCTGGGGCCCGATCATGTGGGTGATGCTGGGCGAGATGTTCCCGAACCAGATCCGCGGCTCTGCACTCGCAGTCTGCGGTTTCGCGCAGTGGTTCGCCAATTACCTCATCGCACAGACCTTCCCGCGCATGTCGGAGTGGAGCCTTGCCGGCGCCTACACCTTCTACGCCTGCGCCGCGCTGATCAGTTTCTTCCTCGTCAAGAAATTCATCCACGAGACGAAGGGCAAGGAACTGGAGCAGATGCAGGGCTGA
- a CDS encoding LacI family DNA-binding transcriptional regulator, with protein MSRPSRRSRGTVTIEDVARAAGVSAMTVSRVINGGKNVRESTRVSVLEAVKTLNYSPNSAARNLAAGEATHIGLLYANPSAAYLSQFLIGALEAARRAGCHLVIESCESENGGEQADVTRRFVTSEVEGVILPPPLSESVAIMDALREMGIPVVTVAMGSADHENPNVRIDDFGAAKEMTKHLLDLGHRRFGFIKGHPNHIASHDRERGFLAAIVEHGLKPSEVAAVEQGYFTYRSGLAAAERLLADPHPPTAIFASNDDMAAATISVAHRRHMIVPEDLSVVGFDDTSLATTVWPELTTVRQPISAMAEAALDMLLADIRARRAGGRCDTNEIVLEHEMIVRESTAAAIVVPNKSRKARSPAVQPA; from the coding sequence ATGAGCAGGCCGAGCCGAAGAAGCCGAGGCACCGTCACGATCGAGGACGTCGCGCGCGCCGCGGGCGTTTCGGCGATGACCGTCTCGCGCGTGATCAACGGCGGCAAGAACGTGCGCGAGAGCACCCGCGTCTCTGTGCTCGAGGCCGTCAAGACCCTGAATTACTCCCCCAATAGCGCGGCGCGGAACCTCGCGGCGGGGGAGGCGACCCATATCGGCCTGCTCTACGCCAACCCTTCCGCCGCCTATCTCAGCCAGTTCCTGATCGGCGCGCTCGAAGCCGCGCGGAGGGCGGGTTGCCACCTGGTGATCGAAAGCTGCGAATCGGAAAATGGCGGCGAACAGGCCGATGTCACCCGGCGCTTTGTGACCAGCGAGGTCGAGGGCGTCATCCTGCCCCCGCCTCTTTCGGAATCCGTGGCGATCATGGATGCGCTCCGTGAGATGGGAATCCCGGTCGTCACCGTGGCGATGGGCAGCGCCGACCATGAGAACCCCAACGTGCGCATCGACGATTTCGGCGCGGCCAAGGAGATGACCAAGCATCTGCTCGATCTCGGCCATCGCCGGTTCGGCTTCATCAAGGGTCATCCCAACCACATCGCCAGCCACGATCGCGAACGCGGGTTCCTTGCCGCGATCGTCGAGCATGGCCTCAAGCCGTCGGAAGTGGCCGCCGTCGAGCAGGGTTATTTCACCTACCGTTCCGGCCTCGCCGCCGCCGAACGCCTGCTCGCCGATCCCCACCCGCCGACTGCGATCTTCGCCTCCAATGACGACATGGCGGCGGCGACGATCAGCGTCGCGCACCGCCGCCACATGATCGTGCCGGAAGACCTGAGCGTCGTCGGCTTCGACGACACCTCGCTCGCGACCACAGTGTGGCCGGAGCTCACCACCGTGCGCCAGCCGATCTCGGCGATGGCGGAAGCCGCGCTCGACATGCTGCTCGCCGATATTCGCGCACGGCGGGCGGGCGGGCGCTGCGACACCAACGAGATCGTCCTCGAACATGAGATGATCGTCCGGGAATCGACTGCTGCCGCGATCGTCGTCCCGAATAAGAGCAGAAAGGCGCGCTCGCCGGCGGTTCAGCCTGCCTGA